A single genomic interval of Nitratidesulfovibrio sp. SRB-5 harbors:
- a CDS encoding tetratricopeptide repeat protein has protein sequence MTNSSLTMNPLDGGRKLVLLAVCVGLAAMLGSSFLYRLSNPSLVQQGREPVAQEEGEHAGEMEVVSALMQKVQQNPTDAGALFALGQHFLDHADWARAESFLARAVVASPADPQPLYMLGIAQYQQQSFEKAAETFERLIEIDPQPAARYNLGILYRHYLKAEAKGNAHLKAIIEDAKAPEDLKAQARQELESAVHGDKKQQDKKQ, from the coding sequence ATGACAAATAGTTCCCTGACCATGAATCCGCTGGACGGTGGCCGCAAGCTTGTGCTTCTGGCCGTATGCGTTGGCCTGGCCGCCATGCTGGGTTCCTCGTTCCTGTACCGCCTGTCCAACCCGTCGCTGGTGCAGCAGGGCCGCGAGCCCGTCGCGCAAGAGGAAGGGGAACACGCGGGCGAGATGGAAGTGGTCTCCGCGCTGATGCAGAAGGTACAGCAGAACCCCACCGACGCGGGTGCCCTGTTCGCCCTTGGCCAGCACTTTCTGGACCACGCCGACTGGGCGCGCGCCGAAAGCTTCCTGGCCCGCGCCGTGGTGGCCTCTCCGGCGGACCCGCAGCCGCTGTACATGCTGGGCATCGCCCAGTACCAGCAACAGTCTTTCGAAAAGGCGGCGGAAACCTTCGAACGGCTCATCGAAATCGATCCCCAGCCCGCCGCGCGCTACAATCTGGGCATCCTGTACCGCCACTACCTGAAGGCCGAAGCCAAGGGCAACGCCCACCTCAAGGCCATCATCGAAGACGCCAAGGCCCCGGAAGACCTCAAGGCGCAGGCCCGGCAGGAACTGGAATCCGCCGTGCACGGCGACAAGAAGCAGCAGGACAAGAAGCAGTAG
- a CDS encoding CcmD family protein, whose amino-acid sequence MESTQWLLVANAAVWLGIGAYLFLMARAQQNLDRRIRHMEMLGDDK is encoded by the coding sequence ATGGAAAGCACCCAATGGCTCCTGGTCGCCAACGCGGCCGTGTGGCTCGGCATCGGCGCCTACCTGTTCCTGATGGCCCGCGCGCAACAGAACCTGGACCGGCGCATCCGCCACATGGAGATGCTTGGCGATGACAAATAG
- a CDS encoding cytochrome c biogenesis protein, which produces MQTNRLSPVMPLVGIVAGLALALCQYMIFVYAPVEQTMGIVQKIFYFHMPLAWWSLISFLTVFAASIAFLRTRNWKWDALSGAAAEVGVLFSGLALITGSIWGRHSWGVWWTWDPRLTTTLVMWFVYAGYLVLRTLDLPRERLGTVSAVVGIVAFLDVPLVFLSARLWRSIHPAVFASKGGGLEPEMKTTVIACIVAFGFLWVALTWLRAAQRRMAGRIDVLATETTI; this is translated from the coding sequence ATGCAAACGAACCGGCTTTCCCCCGTGATGCCCCTTGTCGGGATTGTCGCGGGCCTGGCCCTCGCGCTCTGCCAATACATGATCTTCGTGTACGCCCCCGTGGAACAGACCATGGGCATCGTGCAGAAGATATTCTACTTCCACATGCCGCTGGCGTGGTGGTCGCTGATCAGCTTCCTTACCGTGTTCGCGGCCAGCATCGCCTTTCTGCGCACCCGCAACTGGAAGTGGGACGCGTTGTCCGGCGCCGCCGCCGAAGTGGGCGTGCTGTTCAGCGGCCTTGCCCTCATCACCGGCTCCATCTGGGGCCGCCACTCCTGGGGCGTGTGGTGGACGTGGGATCCGCGTCTGACCACCACCTTGGTCATGTGGTTCGTGTACGCGGGCTACCTTGTGCTGCGCACCCTCGACCTGCCGCGCGAGCGGTTGGGCACCGTCTCCGCCGTGGTGGGCATCGTGGCCTTCCTCGACGTGCCGCTGGTGTTCCTGTCCGCCCGGCTGTGGCGCTCCATCCACCCCGCCGTGTTCGCGTCCAAGGGCGGGGGACTGGAACCGGAAATGAAGACCACCGTCATCGCCTGCATCGTCGCCTTCGGCTTTCTGTGGGTGGCGCTTACCTGGCTGCGCGCGGCGCAGCGGCGCATGGCGGGACGCATCGACGTGCTTGCGACGGAAACCACCATCTAG
- a CDS encoding heme exporter protein CcmB: MLSAAIAIASKDLRLLLSRGTGLVQALLLGLLLIFVFSLSQRVGEVMGPQGAAAIFWLASAFCQVLIFNTLFAIEEANGARFGLLLAPVPVQAVWLGKGIAGFTLLLCAQAVFLPAAIVFLGQSVSPLWHVGLATVLLADVGIVALGALLGALSQGQAARESLLSIVLFPLLVPVLLAGIRVGAAAFADDIPEGVESWLGLVAAFDALFLGAGIVLFPFVYGGEE; the protein is encoded by the coding sequence ATGCTGAGCGCCGCCATCGCCATCGCATCGAAAGACCTGCGCCTGCTGCTGTCACGCGGCACCGGCCTGGTCCAGGCCCTGCTGCTGGGGCTGTTGCTGATCTTCGTGTTCAGCCTGTCCCAGCGCGTGGGCGAGGTGATGGGACCGCAAGGGGCCGCCGCCATCTTCTGGCTGGCGTCCGCTTTCTGCCAGGTGCTCATCTTCAATACCCTGTTCGCCATCGAGGAAGCCAACGGCGCCCGCTTCGGGCTGCTGCTGGCCCCTGTGCCGGTGCAGGCCGTATGGCTGGGCAAGGGCATTGCCGGGTTTACCCTGCTGCTCTGCGCCCAGGCCGTGTTCCTGCCCGCCGCCATCGTCTTCCTGGGCCAGTCCGTGTCGCCCCTGTGGCACGTGGGCCTGGCCACCGTGCTGCTGGCGGACGTGGGCATCGTGGCTCTGGGCGCGCTGCTGGGCGCGCTGTCGCAAGGGCAGGCCGCCCGCGAATCGCTGCTCAGCATCGTGCTGTTTCCGCTGCTGGTCCCGGTGCTGCTCGCGGGCATCCGGGTGGGCGCCGCCGCCTTTGCCGACGACATCCCCGAAGGGGTGGAGTCATGGCTGGGGCTGGTGGCCGCCTTCGACGCGCTGTTCCTTGGCGCGGGCATCGTGCTCTTTCCCTTCGTGTACGGTGGGGAAGAGTAG
- a CDS encoding ABC transporter ATP-binding protein produces MLLRLTKVAKFYGNRLVIKDVSFDIHPGTVTLLAGPNGAGKSTLLKLMAGLSRPSAGSVERGIAEDALGYLGHQTFIYPELTAFENLAFWARLHGLAPERCSEDALLAALERMELKRFAFERAGGFSRGMAQRLNLARVLLLSPSLLLLDEPGTGLDTRSMAILHREIAAARDRGAGIVWISHSVAEDLARADQVLAIAEKRVTYSGPAADYVPEAVAC; encoded by the coding sequence ATGCTGCTCCGGCTGACCAAGGTCGCCAAGTTCTACGGCAACCGGCTGGTGATAAAGGACGTTTCGTTCGATATCCACCCAGGCACGGTGACGCTGCTGGCCGGCCCCAACGGGGCGGGCAAGTCCACGCTGCTCAAGCTCATGGCCGGGCTTTCCCGGCCCAGCGCGGGCAGCGTGGAGCGCGGCATCGCGGAAGACGCCCTTGGCTACCTTGGCCACCAGACGTTCATCTATCCTGAACTCACCGCCTTCGAGAACCTGGCCTTCTGGGCCCGCCTGCACGGCCTTGCGCCGGAGCGCTGCTCCGAAGACGCCCTGCTCGCGGCCCTGGAGCGCATGGAACTGAAGCGCTTCGCCTTCGAGCGGGCGGGCGGCTTTTCGCGCGGCATGGCCCAGCGGCTGAACCTTGCACGGGTGCTGCTGCTGTCCCCATCGCTGTTGCTGCTGGATGAACCGGGCACCGGGCTCGACACCCGGTCCATGGCCATCCTGCACCGCGAAATCGCCGCCGCGCGCGACCGGGGCGCGGGCATTGTCTGGATCAGCCATTCCGTGGCCGAAGACCTTGCCCGGGCCGACCAGGTGCTGGCCATTGCCGAAAAACGCGTGACCTACAGCGGCCCCGCCGCCGACTACGTTCCGGAGGCCGTGGCATGCTGA
- a CDS encoding heme lyase CcmF/NrfE family subunit: MHLSAYLLLVASLLFALFFAGAAAAQLWQGRSSALPWIEKAHLMLTGFMTLSSVVLLYALVNFDFSLVYVASYTDRALPLFYRMTAFWAGQAGSMLFWAWSVALFGVIFAVTSGYRDLSPQTKLWYWLFFLAVMAFFLLILTAWSNPFLTAAPAPADGNGLNPLLQNPGMIFHPPLLFLGYGGFAIPGCLALAQAMSNGYGREGAWAGISRPFTLTAWLFLTAGIVLGGWWSYMELGWGGYWAWDPVENASLIPWLVSTAFLHTSVIESRRGKLHRVNILLMALTTISAFFATYLVRSGVVDSLHAFGDGGVGRPLLVFILASIALTVAVTLIWRKDDAKPLSGIDSREGFLVLVAWVLLALSAIILVATMWPVFSKFWVEKPMGLEPAFYNRVCLPLFAGIAVLLSICPWLGWKGGVRSMPKLLAVLGVMAAVTAMTWYTYRMPMAALGAGAGAACVAGIIILLTTESHVRRNNASLAAHGVHLGLALMVLGVAFSGPYKLEQEVEIPRDATVKLGKYDLRYVNLYEGEGAGYIFIEAELNVTREGAPVGVLSPQRRLYAKFDRQAYAEAATIFGLGDELYATLLGVDASGAATLKISVNPLVNWVWIGGTLMCIAPFLGLRRPSSSRDEDGDTGDRQEA, translated from the coding sequence ATGCACCTTTCCGCCTACTTGCTGCTTGTCGCGTCGCTGCTTTTCGCCCTCTTCTTCGCCGGGGCGGCAGCCGCGCAACTGTGGCAGGGGCGTTCCTCGGCGCTGCCGTGGATCGAAAAGGCGCACCTGATGCTGACCGGGTTCATGACCCTGTCATCCGTGGTGCTGCTGTACGCCCTTGTCAACTTCGACTTCTCGCTCGTCTACGTCGCCAGCTACACCGACCGCGCACTGCCGCTGTTCTACCGCATGACGGCCTTCTGGGCCGGGCAGGCCGGGTCCATGCTGTTCTGGGCGTGGTCCGTGGCCCTGTTCGGGGTCATCTTCGCCGTCACCAGCGGCTACCGCGACCTCAGCCCCCAGACCAAACTGTGGTACTGGCTGTTCTTCCTGGCCGTGATGGCCTTCTTCCTGCTCATCCTCACCGCGTGGAGCAACCCGTTCCTCACCGCCGCCCCGGCCCCTGCCGATGGCAACGGCCTGAACCCGCTGCTCCAGAACCCCGGCATGATCTTCCATCCGCCGCTGCTCTTTCTGGGCTACGGCGGCTTCGCCATCCCCGGCTGTCTCGCCCTGGCCCAGGCCATGAGCAACGGCTATGGCCGCGAGGGCGCGTGGGCGGGCATTTCCCGGCCCTTCACCCTGACGGCATGGCTGTTCCTGACCGCGGGCATCGTGCTGGGCGGTTGGTGGTCGTACATGGAACTGGGCTGGGGCGGCTACTGGGCATGGGACCCGGTGGAAAACGCCTCGCTCATCCCGTGGCTGGTCTCCACCGCGTTCCTGCACACCTCGGTCATCGAGTCGCGGCGCGGCAAACTGCACCGCGTCAACATCCTGCTCATGGCGCTGACCACCATTTCCGCCTTCTTCGCCACCTACCTGGTGCGCAGCGGGGTGGTGGATTCGCTGCACGCCTTCGGCGACGGCGGCGTGGGCCGCCCGCTGCTGGTCTTCATCCTGGCCTCCATCGCGCTTACCGTGGCGGTAACGCTGATCTGGCGCAAGGACGACGCCAAGCCCCTGTCCGGCATCGACAGCCGCGAAGGCTTCCTGGTGCTGGTGGCCTGGGTTCTGCTGGCCCTTTCCGCCATCATCCTCGTTGCCACCATGTGGCCCGTGTTCAGCAAGTTCTGGGTCGAAAAGCCCATGGGGCTGGAACCCGCCTTCTACAACCGGGTGTGTCTGCCGCTGTTCGCGGGCATTGCCGTGCTGCTGTCCATCTGCCCCTGGCTGGGCTGGAAGGGCGGCGTGCGCAGCATGCCCAAGCTGCTGGCCGTGCTGGGGGTGATGGCCGCCGTCACCGCCATGACCTGGTACACCTACCGCATGCCCATGGCCGCGCTGGGCGCGGGCGCGGGCGCGGCCTGCGTGGCGGGCATCATCATCCTCCTGACCACGGAAAGCCACGTGCGGCGCAACAACGCCTCGCTGGCCGCCCACGGCGTGCACCTGGGCCTGGCCCTGATGGTGCTGGGCGTGGCCTTTTCCGGCCCGTACAAGCTGGAGCAGGAAGTGGAGATTCCCCGCGATGCCACGGTAAAGCTGGGCAAGTACGACCTGCGCTACGTGAACCTGTACGAGGGTGAAGGCGCGGGCTACATCTTCATCGAGGCCGAGCTGAACGTCACCCGCGAGGGCGCGCCCGTGGGCGTGCTGTCGCCCCAGCGCCGCCTGTACGCCAAGTTCGACCGCCAGGCCTATGCCGAAGCGGCCACCATCTTCGGCCTTGGCGACGAACTGTACGCCACCCTGCTGGGGGTCGACGCTTCCGGCGCCGCCACCCTCAAGATCAGTGTCAATCCGCTGGTGAACTGGGTGTGGATCGGCGGCACGCTGATGTGCATCGCGCCCTTTCTGGGGTTGCGCCGTCCGTCCTCGTCCCGCGACGAGGACGGCGACACCGGAGACAGGCAGGAGGCATGA
- a CDS encoding cytochrome c maturation protein CcmE, protein MSKKNGKSLYLVALALFLGGVGYLVFSGFSQNSVYFLNVSEALAMPSEKLQSIRMFGTVATEGIARLDDGPGVRFLLEDKDNPGQTVRVMYRGAVPDTFKEGVEVIVEGGMPQGGAASEFRAKTLMTKCPSKYEKENRKG, encoded by the coding sequence ATGTCGAAGAAGAACGGCAAAAGCCTGTACCTCGTGGCCCTCGCCCTGTTTCTGGGCGGGGTGGGCTATCTGGTGTTTTCGGGCTTTTCCCAGAACAGCGTGTACTTCCTGAACGTTTCGGAAGCCCTCGCCATGCCTTCGGAAAAATTGCAGTCCATCCGCATGTTCGGCACGGTGGCCACCGAAGGCATCGCCAGGCTGGACGACGGGCCGGGCGTGCGTTTCCTTCTCGAGGACAAGGACAATCCCGGGCAGACCGTGCGGGTGATGTACCGCGGAGCCGTGCCCGATACCTTCAAGGAAGGCGTCGAGGTCATCGTGGAAGGCGGCATGCCCCAGGGCGGGGCCGCCAGCGAATTCCGCGCCAAGACGCTGATGACCAAGTGTCCCTCGAAATACGAAAAAGAAAACCGTAAGGGATGA
- a CDS encoding hemolysin family protein, with product MLALTVAVSLSLIISACCSVTEAILYSVPWSHVEQLRKSGRKAGQVLFELRSRIEQPITAVLTLNTVANTAGAAIAGAYAADVLGDEHMAAFAAGFTVLILILGEIIPKTIGVAHARPLSEYVARPVRVLVALLMPVIWLGGRITRLFTPPGGGAPHATEDDIRAIVSLSRRAGRIQPYEELSIRNILSLDQKRVHEIMTPRTVVFSLPAAMTVAEAHEQPDFWHYSRVPVWGEHNEDVVGIATRRRVLKEVAEDNDTLRLSEVMQPVHFVPDTQTLDRTLLQFLDARTHLFVVLDEYGGLAGVISLEDVLEEILGREIVDETDRVDDLQELARRRRAELAHNKE from the coding sequence ATGCTTGCGCTCACCGTGGCTGTTTCGCTTTCGCTCATCATTTCGGCCTGCTGTTCCGTCACCGAGGCCATCCTGTATTCCGTGCCCTGGAGCCACGTGGAGCAGTTGCGCAAATCGGGGCGCAAGGCGGGCCAGGTGCTGTTCGAACTGCGTTCGCGCATCGAGCAGCCCATCACCGCCGTGCTCACCCTGAACACCGTGGCCAACACGGCGGGCGCCGCCATTGCCGGGGCCTACGCTGCGGACGTGCTGGGCGACGAACACATGGCCGCCTTTGCCGCCGGGTTCACGGTGCTCATCCTGATCCTTGGCGAGATCATCCCCAAGACCATCGGGGTGGCCCATGCGCGCCCGCTTTCGGAATACGTGGCCCGCCCGGTGCGCGTGCTGGTGGCGCTGCTGATGCCGGTCATATGGCTGGGCGGGCGCATCACCCGGCTGTTCACCCCGCCCGGCGGCGGCGCGCCGCACGCCACGGAAGACGACATCCGGGCCATCGTCAGCCTGTCACGCCGGGCCGGGCGCATCCAGCCCTATGAAGAACTTTCCATCCGCAACATCCTGTCCCTGGACCAGAAGCGGGTACACGAAATCATGACCCCGCGCACGGTTGTCTTTTCGCTGCCTGCCGCCATGACCGTGGCCGAGGCCCACGAGCAGCCGGACTTCTGGCACTACAGCCGGGTGCCGGTGTGGGGAGAGCACAACGAGGATGTGGTGGGCATAGCCACCCGCCGCCGGGTGCTCAAGGAAGTTGCGGAGGACAACGACACGCTGCGCCTGTCCGAGGTGATGCAGCCGGTGCACTTCGTGCCCGACACCCAGACCCTGGACCGCACCCTGTTGCAATTTCTGGATGCCCGCACCCACCTGTTCGTGGTGCTGGACGAGTACGGCGGCCTTGCTGGCGTCATTTCGCTGGAGGACGTGCTGGAAGAAATACTGGGTCGCGAAATCGTGGACGAAACCGACAGGGTGGACGATTTGCAGGAACTGGCCCGGCGCCGCCGCGCGGAACTGGCACACAACAAGGAATAG
- a CDS encoding D-glycero-alpha-D-manno-heptose-1,7-bisphosphate 7-phosphatase, with protein sequence MNRASTTTRAIPGAVLLDRDGTVIEDRHYLSDPSGVTLLPGAARGLAALAAAGARLFLVTNQSGIGRGYFTEADLHACNARLGELLGEHGVALADTAFCPHGPDDGCACRKPAPGMWLALRDRHGLCAAATAMVGDKREDVAFGRGAGLGRVVLVLTGKGQAAAQALGVPVPEGDAAVREPAPAELAARPDWPHAVARDLAAAAEWLLGGTAAASGASPSGPSFTDLSRSEPS encoded by the coding sequence ATGAACCGGGCATCAACAACCACCAGGGCAATTCCCGGCGCCGTGCTGCTTGACCGCGACGGCACCGTCATCGAGGACCGCCACTACCTGTCCGACCCTTCCGGCGTCACCCTGCTGCCGGGCGCGGCTCGGGGGCTTGCGGCCCTTGCCGCCGCCGGGGCGCGGCTGTTCCTCGTCACCAATCAGTCGGGCATCGGCAGGGGCTATTTCACCGAGGCGGACCTGCACGCCTGCAACGCCCGGCTGGGCGAACTGCTGGGCGAACACGGCGTGGCGCTGGCCGACACGGCCTTCTGCCCGCACGGCCCGGACGACGGCTGCGCCTGTCGCAAACCCGCGCCGGGCATGTGGCTGGCCCTGCGCGACCGGCACGGCCTGTGCGCCGCCGCCACCGCCATGGTGGGCGACAAGCGTGAGGACGTGGCCTTCGGGCGTGGCGCGGGCCTGGGCCGCGTGGTGCTGGTGCTGACCGGCAAGGGGCAGGCCGCCGCGCAAGCGCTGGGCGTGCCCGTGCCCGAAGGTGATGCCGCCGTGCGCGAACCCGCCCCCGCCGAGCTTGCCGCCCGCCCGGACTGGCCGCACGCCGTGGCGCGCGATCTTGCCGCCGCCGCGGAATGGCTGCTGGGCGGTACCGCCGCCGCTTCGGGTGCATCCCCCTCCGGCCCCTCTTTCACGGACCTTTCGCGGAGCGAACCGTCATGA
- the waaF gene encoding lipopolysaccharide heptosyltransferase II, whose product MSRIGVWNTAFLGDAVLTLPLLRTLRANYPDAELHFWVRRGVGSLFAAQPELSGVHEFDKRGGESGIMAAARVGRQLARERHSLWISAHTSLRSACIARWTSAKVRIGYDAPWFNSWFYTHTVPRRFDELDEIERLLQLVRPLNLPQILDWPELVLPEPARERAAAFRAAHAAPGAPLLGVHPGSVWATKRWPAEYFAEVVRRAAAAGARIVLFAGPGEEAVAREVAERSGTLGTPALIDLSGALSLVDLAAHLAILDCYLSNDSGPMHIAWAQRTPVTAIFGPTVRRHGFYPRGPKATVLETGLDCRPCGLHGPQQCPLGHHRCMRDITPDTVWQDVHAKLFG is encoded by the coding sequence ATGAGCCGTATCGGCGTCTGGAACACCGCCTTTCTGGGCGACGCGGTACTTACGTTGCCGCTGCTGCGCACCCTGCGCGCCAACTACCCCGATGCGGAGCTGCACTTCTGGGTGCGGCGCGGCGTGGGCAGCCTGTTCGCCGCCCAGCCGGAGCTTTCCGGCGTGCACGAGTTCGACAAGCGCGGCGGCGAAAGCGGCATCATGGCCGCCGCCCGCGTGGGGCGGCAACTGGCGCGCGAGCGGCATTCGCTGTGGATATCCGCCCACACCAGCCTGCGCAGCGCCTGCATCGCCCGCTGGACCAGCGCCAAGGTGCGCATCGGCTACGACGCGCCGTGGTTCAATTCGTGGTTCTACACCCACACCGTGCCGCGTCGCTTCGACGAACTGGACGAGATCGAACGGCTGCTGCAACTGGTGCGGCCCCTGAACCTGCCGCAGATTCTGGACTGGCCGGAACTGGTGCTGCCCGAACCCGCCCGCGAACGCGCCGCCGCCTTCCGCGCCGCGCACGCCGCCCCCGGCGCGCCCCTGCTGGGCGTGCATCCCGGTTCCGTGTGGGCCACCAAGCGCTGGCCCGCCGAATACTTCGCCGAGGTGGTCCGCCGCGCCGCCGCAGCAGGCGCGCGCATCGTGCTGTTTGCCGGTCCCGGCGAGGAAGCCGTGGCCCGCGAAGTGGCCGAACGCTCCGGCACCCTCGGCACGCCCGCGCTCATCGACCTGTCCGGCGCGCTCAGCCTCGTGGACCTTGCCGCGCACCTCGCCATCCTCGACTGCTACCTGTCCAACGACTCCGGCCCCATGCACATCGCCTGGGCACAGCGCACTCCCGTCACCGCCATTTTCGGCCCCACCGTGCGTCGCCACGGCTTCTACCCGCGCGGCCCCAAAGCCACCGTGCTCGAAACCGGGCTGGACTGCCGCCCCTGCGGCCTGCACGGCCCGCAGCAATGCCCCCTGGGGCACCACCGCTGCATGCGCGACATCACCCCCGACACCGTGTGGCAGGACGTGCACGCGAAATTGTTCGGGTAG
- a CDS encoding energy-coupling factor ABC transporter ATP-binding protein, whose protein sequence is MSTAATPPNHGHPDHHAPGHEHDHEHADGHEHGHAHPHPHFDDATPPLAAVEDIHFTYPGSADPVLRGASLALRPGRRIGLLGHNGSGKSTLLHLLMGLLRPQSGRVLHRGAPLTCEADFAPLRREVGFLFQNSDDQLFCPTVLEDVAFGPLNHGASPAEARHVAQATLERLGFAGFGARVTHRLSGGEKKMIALAAVLAMQPQALLLDEPTNDLDPRTRDRLIATLAAHSPTHLIISHDWDFLARTCDSFLGVQDGTVRIATHTPHTHVHTHTGGDVHHHHG, encoded by the coding sequence ATGAGCACCGCCGCCACCCCCCCGAATCACGGGCATCCGGATCATCACGCCCCCGGGCACGAGCATGACCACGAACATGCGGATGGCCACGAGCACGGACACGCGCATCCGCATCCCCATTTCGACGACGCCACCCCGCCGCTGGCCGCCGTTGAGGACATCCACTTCACCTATCCCGGCAGCGCGGACCCCGTATTGCGTGGCGCCTCGCTGGCCTTGCGCCCGGGGCGGCGCATCGGCCTTCTGGGGCACAACGGCAGCGGCAAGTCAACGCTGCTGCACCTGCTCATGGGCCTGCTGCGCCCCCAGTCGGGCCGGGTGCTGCATCGCGGCGCGCCCCTGACGTGCGAGGCCGACTTTGCGCCGTTGCGCCGCGAGGTGGGGTTCCTGTTCCAGAATTCCGACGATCAGCTGTTCTGCCCCACCGTGCTCGAAGACGTGGCCTTCGGCCCGCTGAACCACGGCGCATCCCCAGCAGAGGCCCGCCACGTGGCCCAGGCCACACTGGAACGCCTGGGGTTTGCCGGATTCGGCGCTCGGGTTACCCACCGCCTGTCCGGCGGCGAAAAGAAGATGATCGCCCTGGCCGCCGTGCTGGCCATGCAGCCGCAGGCACTGCTGCTGGACGAACCCACCAACGACCTCGACCCGCGCACCCGCGACCGGCTCATCGCCACCCTGGCCGCGCACAGCCCCACCCACCTGATCATCTCGCACGACTGGGACTTTCTGGCCCGGACCTGCGACAGTTTCCTCGGCGTGCAGGACGGCACCGTCCGCATCGCCACCCATACGCCCCATACCCACGTGCACACCCACACCGGCGGCGACGTGCACCATCACCACGGGTAA
- the cbiQ gene encoding cobalt ECF transporter T component CbiQ, with translation MLDEPFSRGASRLHLADPRCKLAAALAVAVCVALLRSPGPAALALLLGAALCAWARLPLPRLLRRLAAVNVFVAFLWVFLPFSLPGEPLLRIGPFPGLPDWLAPNWLSLTATNAGVAQAVLVTLKSNAIVLAFIALAGTSDITAVGHAMAGLGLPNKLALLLLFTWRQLHVVAQEYHRLRTAAKVRGFTPGTNLHTYRTYANLAGMVLVRSFDRAERVGQAMRLRGFDGRFHMLAEPAGHPGDRLLAAAIILCAAILLAADILQPLTALP, from the coding sequence GTGCTGGACGAACCCTTCAGCCGGGGCGCCTCGCGCCTGCATCTGGCCGACCCGCGCTGCAAGCTGGCGGCGGCGCTTGCCGTTGCCGTATGCGTCGCCCTGCTGCGCTCGCCCGGCCCGGCGGCCCTGGCCCTGCTGCTGGGCGCGGCCCTGTGCGCGTGGGCGCGTCTGCCCCTGCCCCGTCTGCTGCGACGGCTGGCCGCCGTGAACGTGTTCGTGGCCTTTCTGTGGGTGTTCCTGCCCTTTTCGCTGCCCGGCGAACCGCTGCTGCGCATCGGCCCCTTTCCCGGCCTGCCGGACTGGCTGGCCCCGAACTGGCTGTCTCTGACCGCCACCAACGCGGGCGTGGCCCAGGCCGTGCTGGTCACCCTGAAATCCAACGCCATCGTGCTGGCCTTCATCGCCCTGGCGGGCACCTCGGACATCACCGCCGTGGGCCATGCCATGGCCGGGCTGGGGCTGCCAAACAAGCTGGCGCTGCTGCTGCTGTTCACCTGGCGGCAACTGCACGTGGTGGCCCAAGAATACCACCGCCTGCGCACCGCAGCCAAGGTACGCGGCTTCACCCCCGGCACCAACCTGCACACCTATCGCACGTACGCAAACCTTGCGGGCATGGTGCTGGTGCGCAGCTTCGACCGGGCCGAACGCGTGGGCCAGGCCATGCGCCTGCGCGGCTTTGACGGGCGCTTCCACATGCTGGCCGAACCCGCCGGACACCCCGGCGACCGTCTGCTGGCCGCCGCCATAATCCTGTGCGCGGCAATCTTGCTGGCCGCCGACATCCTTCAGCCCCTCACCGCACTGCCATGA
- the cbiM gene encoding cobalt transporter CbiM, translating to MHISEGVLSPAVLGAGAALAALGVTAGLKRLDYDRLMTVAILSSAFFVASLIHVPIGPSSAHLVLNGLLGVMLGWAAFPAIFVALALQALLFQFGGLTVLGVNTFNMALPPVLCFYVFRPMLTGPSRLRGGAAFACGFLSVGASALLTAVSLGLSGEAFIPAARALMLAHIPVMIVEGVVTALVVSFIARVRPEMLAFTSAAHG from the coding sequence ATGCACATTTCGGAAGGGGTGCTTTCTCCGGCGGTGCTCGGCGCGGGCGCGGCGTTGGCCGCCCTTGGCGTCACGGCAGGGCTGAAGCGGCTGGACTACGATCGTCTGATGACCGTGGCCATCCTGTCCTCCGCCTTTTTCGTGGCCTCGCTGATCCACGTGCCCATCGGCCCCTCCAGCGCCCACCTCGTGCTCAACGGGCTTTTGGGCGTCATGCTGGGCTGGGCCGCCTTTCCCGCCATCTTCGTGGCGCTGGCGTTGCAGGCGCTGCTGTTCCAGTTCGGCGGGCTTACCGTGCTGGGGGTGAACACCTTCAACATGGCCCTGCCCCCGGTGCTGTGCTTCTACGTCTTCCGCCCCATGCTGACCGGCCCGTCCCGCCTGCGCGGGGGCGCTGCCTTTGCCTGCGGCTTCCTGTCCGTGGGCGCGTCCGCCCTGCTCACCGCCGTGTCACTGGGACTGTCCGGCGAGGCGTTCATCCCCGCCGCGCGGGCGCTGATGCTGGCGCACATCCCGGTCATGATCGTGGAAGGCGTGGTGACGGCGCTGGTGGTGTCATTCATCGCCCGGGTGCGGCCCGAAATGCTGGCCTTCACCTCTGCGGCTCACGGCTAG